A window of the Lolium perenne isolate Kyuss_39 chromosome 7, Kyuss_2.0, whole genome shotgun sequence genome harbors these coding sequences:
- the LOC127316569 gene encoding CASP-like protein UU1, which produces MTRRASVTMVELESQEAATTMKVASAKHVTATVALRVGAAATSLAAAVLVVTNRQQRWGIEVNFTMFDVWIDRYPLHLADWSMVVAGVFDRSFLSWRLSRAFVATNFFCTAYSLLTAVFVKKLIDKGWLHPVDQLVVNLQTAATAGAGAIGSVAMWGNDASGWYAVCRLYRTYCNVGAVALALSLAAFLCLGAACTLSRYPRTPARH; this is translated from the exons ATGACCCGTCGCGCCTCCGTCACGATGGTGGAGCTGGAGTCGCAGGAGGCGGCGACGACCATGAAGGTGGCCTCCGCGAAACACGTCACGGCCACCGTCGCGCTGCGTGTCGGGGCCGCCGCCACGTCgctcgccgccgccgtcctcgtgGTGACCAACCGACAGCAACGCTGGGGCATCGAGGTCAACTTCACCATGTTCGACGTCTGG ATCGATCGATATCCCCTGCACTTAGCAGATTGGTCTATGGTGGTGGCCGGTGTGTTTGATCGTTCGTTCTTGTCTTGGCGGTTGAGCAGGGCGTTCGTGGCGACCAACTTCTTCTGCACCGCCTACTCGCTGCTCACGGCGGTCTTCGTCAAGAAGCTCATCGACAAGGGCTGGCTGCACCCCGTGGATCAG CTGGTGGTGAACCTgcagacggcggcgacggcgggcgcAGGGGCAATCGGGTCGGTGGCCATGTGGGGTAACGACGCCAGCGGGTGGTACGCGGTGTGCCGCCTCTACCGGACGTACTGCAATGTCGGCGCCGTCGCGCTGGCGCTCTCCTTGGCCGCCTTCCTCTGCCTCGGTGCCGCCTGCACACTCTCCCGCTACCCCAGGACGCCGGCCAGACACTGA